The genomic DNA GCTCCTCGCCGCGGTGGTGGCCGCGGCGGCCGGGGGCGACCTCGATGCGGTCGCCGCTGAAGCCGCGTCGGCCCTCGCCGCGAAGACCGGTCAGCTCGGCCCGACGGACGATGCGACGGCTGAGGACATCGTGACGTCGCCCGCGGAGCGCGCTCCTGACGGGTCGGAGCCGGCCGGGGAGACGGTGTCCCGTCGGGTGCGGGTGCGCAATCCTCTCGGCATCCATGCCCGCCCCGCCGCACTGATCGCGGAAGCGGCGGCGGGCGCGGACGTGCGTCTGCGGCGGTTGCCGGACGGCCCGGAGGCCGCGGCCGGGAGCCTGACCCGGTTGCTCGCACTCGGCGCGCGGCAGGGGACCGAGTTCGAGCTCACGGGTCGGGGAGCGGATGCCGAGGCGGCGATCGACCGCCTGGTCTCGCTCTTCCAGGGAGGATTCGGCGAGGGCGTCGAGACGGACGAGGGCGCCACCGGCGGCCCCGGAACCGCACCCGCGCTCGGCACAGCCGGGGACGACCAGACGGGAGCCCGGGCCGACCACGAACCGGCGCCGACGCCGGAGATCGTCTCCGGATCCGTGCTGCAGGGCCGCGGCGTCAGCCCGGGACGGGTGGCCGCGAGGGCGGTGTCCCTCGCACCGGCACTCCCGGAACCGGATGCCGAGACCGTCGTCCCGCCGGAGGGTCGGGAGGCCGAGGTCTCCACGATCGAGTGGGCGGCGGTCGCCGTCGCCGATCAGCTGCGTTCGCGCGCCGAACGGGCCCGCGGAGAGGCGCGGGCGATCCTGGACGCGTCCCGGCTCCTCGCCTCGGACCCGGAGCTCGTCGCGGAAGCCACCGCCCTCGTGCGCGCTCAGGGCCGCACGGCGGCGCGGGCAGTCTGGGAGACGTCCGCGGCACACGAGGCGGCGCTCGCAGCGCTCGGCGGGAGGATGGCGGAGCGCGCCGCCGACATCCGTGACGTCCGGGACCGCATGATCGCCGAGATCCTCCGGGTGGACATGCCCGGGGTCCCCGAGCGCGATGAGCCGTTCGTGCTCGTCGCGACCGACCTCGCACCCGCCGACACGGCAGCGCTGGACGGCGGGAGCTGCGTCGCTCTCGTGACCGCGGACGGCGGGCCCACGTCGCACACGGCGATCATCGCGCGGGCACTGGGACTTCCCGCCGTGGTCGGGGTGCCAGGGGCGACCGGCATCCCCGAGGGGGCCATGCTCCTCGTCGACGGGGATCGCGGCACGGTCCACGTCGACCCGGACGAGGCGGAGATCGCCGAGGCCCGGGCCGCGGCCGTCGTGGTGACCTTCGACGGGCGGGGTCGTCTCGCCGACGGGACCCGCGTGCCGCTCCTGGCCAACGTCGGGGGCGCCGCGGATGCCGGGAGCGCGGCCGCGGCGCACGCCGAGGGGGTCGGACTCTTCCGCACCGAGTTCTGCTTCCTCGACCGGACAGCGGCGCCGAGCATCGAGGAGCAGGTCGAGGCGTACCGCGGGGTGCTGCGCGCATTCCCCGGGCGGAAGGTCGTCGTGCGCACGCTGGATGCGGGGAGCGACAAGCCGTTGCCGTTCGCGAACGACGACGACGAGGAGAACCCCGCGCTCGGTGTGCGGGGCCTGCGCCTCTCCCGTCGCCGGCCCGCACTCCTCGACGATCAGCTCCGCGCGCTGGCCAGGGCCGCCGATGCGGAATCCGCCGAGGTGGAGGTCATGGCCCCGATGGTCGCCACGGTCGACGAGGCCGCGGACTTCGCGGCGCGGTGCCGTGCCGCGGGGCTGGACAGAGCGGGGATCATGATCGAGACCCCGGCGGCGGCGCTGCTGGCCGCCGAGCTGTTCGAGGTCGTGGACTTCGTGAGTCTCGGGACCAACGATCTCGCGCAGTACACCCTCGCCGCGGACCGGCTGTCCAGTGCGCTCGCCGATCTCAACGATCCCTGGCAGCCGGCGGTCCTGCGGCTCATCGGGACGGTCGGGGCGGCGGGACGCGCGGCGGGCAAGGCCGTCGGCATCTGCGGGGAGGCGGCCGGTGACCCGGCACTCGCCCCCGTGCTGGTCGGGCTCGGAGCGACCTCGCTGTCGATGACGCCGCGCGCCCTCGGGCGGGTGGCGGCCGCGCTCGATGCCGTGGACGCCGATGCCTGCCGGCGGGCGGCCGAGGGCGCGAGCGGCGCGAGAACCGCGGCGGACGCGCGGCGGGCGGCCGCCGGCGTCCTGAGTCCCGGATCCTGACCGCTATCCTTCCCTCAGGGGCGCGCATCGGTGCGCACGAGACCACTCGGAGGGGTTCATGACGGCTGCGGTGCCCGGGAGGCGGAAGAGGCGCGGCGCGGCGTTCCTCGCGGCGGCGACGGCAGCGGCGCTGATCGCCGTGCCCGGATGCGCGGCGACCCCGGAGGCGACGCCCACGACCGCCTCTCCGGTGACGGAGACGCCGACGCCGGAGCCGTACGACGGCCCGCTCCTGTTCGTGGGGGACGACCTCGACGCCTTCGCGCTCACGCCGGCCGAGGTCGCCGACCTGCTTCCGTCCGCGCCGCCGGCGGGTGAGGTCGACGACATTCTGCTGCAGTACGCGGACGGGGGCGGCCCGGACTTCACCCCGTCCGTGTGCGGGATGCTGATCATGGAGACCTCGATGTTCAGCATCGGGGCGCGCACGGTGCCCTGGGCGGACGCCGAGGACACGCAGAACAGCG from Microbacterium paraoxydans includes the following:
- the ptsP gene encoding phosphoenolpyruvate--protein phosphotransferase; the encoded protein is MIGIVAVSHSARLGEAALELALQMVPGGGARVRVAAGAGVDADGAPILGTDAVAVSAAIDELAAEVDGVLVLMDLGSAVLSAELALELRSSDVPVRLAPAPFVEGLLAAVVAAAAGGDLDAVAAEAASALAAKTGQLGPTDDATAEDIVTSPAERAPDGSEPAGETVSRRVRVRNPLGIHARPAALIAEAAAGADVRLRRLPDGPEAAAGSLTRLLALGARQGTEFELTGRGADAEAAIDRLVSLFQGGFGEGVETDEGATGGPGTAPALGTAGDDQTGARADHEPAPTPEIVSGSVLQGRGVSPGRVAARAVSLAPALPEPDAETVVPPEGREAEVSTIEWAAVAVADQLRSRAERARGEARAILDASRLLASDPELVAEATALVRAQGRTAARAVWETSAAHEAALAALGGRMAERAADIRDVRDRMIAEILRVDMPGVPERDEPFVLVATDLAPADTAALDGGSCVALVTADGGPTSHTAIIARALGLPAVVGVPGATGIPEGAMLLVDGDRGTVHVDPDEAEIAEARAAAVVVTFDGRGRLADGTRVPLLANVGGAADAGSAAAAHAEGVGLFRTEFCFLDRTAAPSIEEQVEAYRGVLRAFPGRKVVVRTLDAGSDKPLPFANDDDEENPALGVRGLRLSRRRPALLDDQLRALARAADAESAEVEVMAPMVATVDEAADFAARCRAAGLDRAGIMIETPAAALLAAELFEVVDFVSLGTNDLAQYTLAADRLSSALADLNDPWQPAVLRLIGTVGAAGRAAGKAVGICGEAAGDPALAPVLVGLGATSLSMTPRALGRVAAALDAVDADACRRAAEGASGARTAADARRAAAGVLSPGS